In a genomic window of Mucilaginibacter sp. KACC 22063:
- a CDS encoding purine-nucleoside phosphorylase: MLENIQRTAAYIKNRIGDFEPEAGIILGTGLGGLVKEIEVEKQLLYANIPDFPISTLEFHSGKLIFGILAGKKVVAMQGRLHYYEGYSMEQIIFPVRVMRQLGIKTLFVSNASGALNPSFAKGDLMIIEDHINLQPNPLVGSNEDELGPRFPDMSEPYKLGLIEKALDIAAANNITCHRGVYVAVTGPSLETRAEYKYLRIIGGDAVGMSTVPEVIAANHMGLPVFAMSVLTDEGFPETLKPVDIEDILAVAQAAEPKLTLILKELIAGLNG; the protein is encoded by the coding sequence ATGTTAGAGAATATACAACGCACAGCAGCGTACATTAAAAACCGCATTGGCGATTTTGAGCCTGAGGCAGGTATCATTTTGGGTACAGGCTTAGGCGGACTTGTTAAAGAAATTGAAGTAGAGAAACAACTGCTTTACGCAAACATCCCCGACTTTCCGATCTCAACGCTTGAGTTCCATTCGGGTAAATTAATATTTGGCATACTGGCCGGTAAAAAGGTAGTTGCCATGCAGGGCCGTTTGCATTATTATGAAGGCTATAGCATGGAACAGATCATTTTCCCGGTAAGGGTAATGCGCCAGCTGGGCATTAAAACCTTGTTTGTTTCAAATGCAAGCGGTGCTTTAAATCCGTCGTTTGCTAAAGGGGACCTGATGATCATTGAGGATCATATCAATTTACAGCCTAACCCACTGGTGGGCAGTAATGAAGATGAGCTTGGCCCACGTTTCCCGGACATGAGCGAGCCTTACAAACTGGGGTTGATAGAAAAAGCGCTTGATATTGCCGCAGCTAATAATATTACCTGCCACCGGGGCGTTTATGTTGCCGTAACAGGCCCAAGCCTGGAAACCAGAGCAGAATACAAATATTTGCGCATTATTGGCGGCGATGCCGTTGGCATGAGTACCGTGCCAGAGGTTATTGCAGCCAACCACATGGGCCTACCTGTTTTTGCAATGTCTGTATTAACTGACGAAGGTTTCCCTGAAACGCTAAAACCTGTTGACATAGAAGATATTTTGGCAGTTGCCCAAGCGGCAGAACCCAAATTAACCCTGATACTTAAAGAATTGATTGCCGGCCTTAATGGGTAA
- a CDS encoding putative porin gives MGNKLKYFFTFLICLAATAAMAQNPYASPATRGYNTRDTVKTAPKLTDDQMIDTLRKREEHKKDTVVFSSKFIKVTKESLLNDSTQVFPIDTTTRNFENYNPLTQPRSPRINLGNTGLAQHPLLFEPTKSIGFDVGQHTLDLYLLKPEDIQYYRARVAYTNLTLYTGGKTEQIFKAVHSQNINPRLNVGFNFNTIGSKGTYNRQNVSDVNAALFTWYESRSKRYNLLGNLIFNTLKAPENGSITEDNIFGTNQSGSVLNNASYNVRLQGSSDARITKGLYLKQFYYIGRIDSLKKGSDSSKVLPTNRIAYTFYYNVDQYKFLQNDVDNYRVFPDWYFSSTNSRDSLAVSHLQNDFNYTFYLRAKSNTVVKNELKVDLGLTQDLYSYSMNVLDSVINNLNQKVPLRINKDKNSFQNITLKARLGYRFSDKIGLETNFQQIVQGYNFGDYLYDAKLNLSGNSATGKLFLEAYTQSNRAPLIYTNWISNHFIFTGNDFSKQRTTSLAFNYINEKLRFDVKAEYFLLNNYLYFAAQPNGIDAHPIQAGAPISLLKISVGKNLTLGHWHFDNFAVYQKTDNQDVLRTPDFYIYSSLHYAKLFFTVLNSDLGINVRYNTRYTAPSYAVGLGQFYNGADVRFTSYPVATLFAKATLYKTNLFVLYDYVNQGLFSNGYYTVNRYPMPNAGLRFGVSWTFYN, from the coding sequence ATGGGTAACAAGCTAAAATACTTTTTTACTTTTTTGATATGCCTTGCAGCTACCGCTGCAATGGCACAAAACCCTTATGCCAGCCCGGCGACGCGGGGATATAACACGCGCGATACAGTAAAGACGGCACCAAAGCTTACAGACGACCAGATGATTGACACGCTGCGCAAGCGTGAAGAGCATAAAAAGGACACGGTAGTTTTTTCATCAAAGTTTATAAAGGTTACTAAAGAAAGCCTGCTGAATGACAGTACACAGGTTTTCCCTATAGATACCACCACCAGGAACTTTGAAAACTACAACCCGCTAACACAACCCCGCAGCCCGCGTATCAACTTAGGTAATACCGGCTTGGCACAGCACCCATTGCTTTTTGAGCCGACCAAATCCATTGGGTTTGATGTTGGCCAGCACACGCTTGACCTTTACCTTTTAAAGCCGGAAGATATACAATACTACCGTGCCAGGGTGGCCTATACCAACCTTACCTTATACACCGGGGGCAAAACCGAGCAGATATTTAAAGCGGTGCATTCGCAAAATATAAACCCGAGGTTAAACGTCGGGTTTAACTTTAATACCATAGGCTCAAAAGGTACTTATAACCGGCAAAACGTAAGCGATGTTAATGCTGCGCTTTTTACATGGTACGAGTCCCGCAGCAAGCGTTATAATTTGCTTGGGAACCTGATTTTCAACACGCTTAAAGCACCTGAAAATGGTTCAATTACAGAGGATAATATTTTTGGTACTAATCAGTCTGGTTCTGTTTTAAATAATGCGTCTTATAATGTCAGGTTGCAGGGATCATCAGATGCGCGTATCACCAAAGGGCTGTACCTAAAACAGTTTTACTACATAGGCCGGATAGACAGCCTTAAAAAAGGATCTGACTCATCAAAGGTATTACCTACCAACCGTATTGCTTACACGTTTTATTACAACGTTGACCAGTACAAGTTTTTGCAGAACGACGTAGACAATTACCGCGTGTTCCCCGACTGGTATTTCAGTTCCACAAACTCGCGCGACTCGTTAGCGGTTAGTCATTTACAAAACGACTTTAACTATACATTTTATCTCCGGGCAAAATCAAATACTGTTGTTAAAAATGAGTTAAAGGTTGACCTGGGCCTAACCCAGGACCTGTATAGTTATAGTATGAATGTGCTTGATTCTGTGATTAACAACCTTAACCAGAAAGTTCCGCTACGGATAAATAAAGACAAAAACAGCTTTCAGAATATTACACTTAAGGCGCGTTTAGGCTATCGTTTCAGTGATAAGATCGGCCTTGAAACCAATTTTCAGCAAATAGTGCAGGGTTATAATTTTGGCGATTATCTGTATGATGCCAAACTGAATCTATCGGGCAACAGCGCTACAGGCAAGTTATTTTTAGAAGCATATACTCAAAGTAATCGGGCTCCGCTGATTTATACCAATTGGATATCCAACCACTTTATATTTACAGGTAACGATTTCAGTAAGCAGCGCACCACCAGCCTGGCGTTTAATTACATCAACGAAAAACTGCGTTTTGATGTAAAAGCAGAGTATTTCCTGCTGAATAATTACCTGTACTTTGCGGCACAGCCAAACGGCATAGATGCGCACCCTATACAGGCTGGTGCGCCTATCAGTTTACTAAAAATAAGCGTTGGCAAGAACCTTACTTTAGGCCACTGGCACTTCGACAACTTTGCTGTATATCAGAAAACAGACAACCAGGATGTTTTGCGTACCCCCGACTTCTACATTTACAGCAGCTTGCACTATGCCAAGTTATTTTTCACGGTGCTTAACTCTGACCTGGGCATAAACGTACGTTACAATACGCGTTATACCGCCCCGTCTTATGCGGTTGGCCTTGGCCAGTTTTACAACGGTGCTGATGTGAGATTTACATCCTACCCTGTTGCAACCTTATTTGCCAAAGCAACGCTGTATAAAACTAATCTGTTTGTATTGTATGATTATGTAAACCAGGGCTTATTCAGCAATGGATATTACACCGTAAACCGCTACCCTATGCCTAACGCTGGTTTACGTTTTGGCGTGTCATGGACGTTCTACAATTGA
- a CDS encoding asparagine synthetase B, whose product MDEAQKDHLKSYGIAYWVLKNGQSINWLLNYRGGSFMLPYSNNTEQECKIRGVSYEVLADAKANAILAEISDPSVNMDVVKLEKAPHMAVYSPKNKLPWDDAVTLVLKYAEIPYDVLYDEEVITGDLSKYDWLHLHHEDFTGQFSKFYGAYKYAPWYIDDVKSQEALAHKLGFKKVSQMKLAVAQHIRDFCANGGFLFAMCSGTDTFDIALAASGTDICESMFDGDPADPQAQSKLGFSQTFAFKNFRLDMNPNSHSFSNIDVTTTRQVDRTNDFFTLFDFSAKWDVVPSMLTQDHDRVIKGFMGLTTAFNKNMLKPDVTVMGEMKTANEARYIHGEYGKGQWTFYGGHDPEDYQHAVGDPPTDLKLHPNSPGYRLILNNVLFPAAKKKKQKT is encoded by the coding sequence ATGGATGAAGCGCAAAAAGATCATCTGAAATCTTATGGTATTGCTTACTGGGTTTTAAAAAATGGGCAAAGTATAAACTGGTTGCTTAATTACCGCGGCGGAAGTTTTATGCTGCCTTATAGTAACAATACTGAACAAGAGTGCAAGATACGCGGCGTTAGTTACGAAGTATTGGCTGATGCCAAGGCAAATGCCATACTGGCAGAGATCAGCGACCCATCGGTAAATATGGATGTGGTAAAATTGGAAAAGGCACCGCACATGGCGGTGTATTCGCCTAAAAATAAGTTGCCATGGGACGATGCCGTTACTTTGGTGCTTAAATATGCCGAGATACCTTATGATGTTCTGTATGATGAAGAAGTGATAACCGGGGATCTGTCTAAATACGACTGGCTGCACCTGCACCACGAAGACTTTACCGGGCAGTTCAGTAAGTTTTACGGTGCTTACAAATATGCCCCTTGGTACATTGACGATGTAAAATCGCAGGAGGCATTGGCACATAAGCTTGGCTTTAAGAAAGTATCGCAAATGAAACTGGCAGTTGCCCAGCACATCCGTGATTTTTGTGCTAACGGTGGTTTCCTGTTTGCCATGTGTTCGGGAACAGATACGTTTGATATTGCGCTGGCTGCATCGGGTACGGATATTTGCGAAAGCATGTTCGACGGCGACCCTGCCGATCCGCAAGCGCAAAGCAAATTAGGTTTTAGTCAGACTTTTGCATTCAAAAACTTCAGGTTGGACATGAATCCGAATTCGCACTCGTTCAGCAATATTGATGTGACGACCACCCGCCAGGTAGACCGTACGAATGACTTTTTTACCCTATTTGATTTTTCTGCTAAGTGGGATGTGGTACCAAGTATGCTTACCCAGGATCATGACCGTGTTATCAAAGGCTTTATGGGATTAACCACTGCTTTTAATAAGAATATGTTGAAGCCTGATGTTACCGTAATGGGTGAAATGAAAACGGCTAATGAGGCAAGATACATACATGGCGAGTATGGCAAAGGTCAGTGGACATTTTACGGCGGCCACGACCCGGAAGATTATCAGCACGCCGTTGGCGACCCGCCCACAGATCTAAAACTACACCCTAATTCGCCAGGATATCGGTTGATCTTAAATAATGTACTGTTTCCCGCTGCCAAGAAAAAGAAGCAGAAGACGTAA
- a CDS encoding peptidylprolyl isomerase, producing MSKAIIKTEKGDMTVQFYDQDAPNTVANFLELAKSGFYDGVTFHRVIPNFVVQGGDPTGTGAGGSGKRIKCELTGGNQYHDRGVLSMAHAGRDTGSSQFFICHSRDNTAHLDRHHTCFGKVVENVDVVDQIRQGDKITGIEVIEE from the coding sequence ATGAGCAAAGCAATAATCAAAACTGAAAAAGGCGACATGACCGTTCAGTTCTACGATCAGGATGCACCAAATACTGTAGCCAACTTTTTAGAATTGGCAAAATCTGGTTTTTACGACGGCGTTACTTTTCACCGCGTAATCCCTAACTTCGTTGTACAAGGCGGCGACCCAACCGGTACCGGTGCTGGTGGTTCAGGCAAACGCATTAAATGTGAGCTTACCGGCGGTAACCAATACCATGACCGTGGCGTACTTTCAATGGCACACGCTGGCCGCGATACTGGCAGCTCTCAGTTTTTTATCTGCCATAGCCGCGATAATACTGCTCACTTAGACCGTCACCACACTTGTTTTGGTAAAGTGGTTGAAAACGTTGACGTGGTTGACCAGATCCGCCAGGGTGATAAAATCACCGGTATAGAAGTAATTGAAGAATAA
- a CDS encoding DUF5606 family protein — protein sequence MNLHGIVAVSGRPGLWKALAQNKTGFILESLDAQKTKLVVNVATAKLAALDEITIFGTEDDIKLTDVFEAMKSASAAPDIKADGKKLREYFREVAPDHDEERVYSSDIKKVITWFNILKDKPEFNEAAPAAEAPATEAGE from the coding sequence ATGAACTTACACGGAATTGTAGCTGTATCAGGCAGGCCCGGCTTATGGAAAGCGTTAGCTCAAAATAAAACCGGTTTTATTTTGGAAAGCCTTGACGCGCAAAAAACAAAGCTGGTAGTTAACGTAGCAACTGCTAAACTTGCTGCCTTAGACGAGATCACCATTTTTGGTACTGAAGACGATATTAAACTGACAGACGTATTTGAAGCGATGAAATCGGCTTCAGCTGCGCCAGACATTAAAGCTGATGGTAAAAAACTACGCGAATACTTCAGAGAAGTAGCGCCCGACCATGATGAAGAACGCGTTTACAGCTCAGACATTAAAAAGGTAATTACCTGGTTCAATATCTTAAAAGACAAACCCGAATTTAACGAGGCAGCGCCAGCAGCCGAAGCACCTGCAACAGAAGCCGGTGAGTAA
- a CDS encoding cation diffusion facilitator family transporter, whose translation MGHDHAHHHGHHHHDHAPKLDHINKAFIWGIILNSAFVVIEAAVGFLQGSLSLLTDAGHNLSDVASLALALLAFKLTKVSSNQRYTYGYKRSTIIVSLLNAVILLAAIAIIAYEAIIRFMHPHPLEGGTIAWVALVGIGINAFTAYLFVKDKDKDLNIKGAYMHMAVDALVSLGVVISGVIIYFTHWYVIDSIVSLIIVVVIIAGTWSLLTHSIRLEMDGVPVDIDLDKIKQELLKAKGIVDVHHIHVWALSTTENALTAHLVISPDDMPKFDAIKHDLRHRLEHMEITHCTFEPELSTEDCKQVICK comes from the coding sequence ATGGGACACGATCACGCGCATCACCATGGGCATCATCACCATGACCATGCCCCCAAGCTTGACCATATTAATAAAGCTTTTATTTGGGGAATTATTTTAAACTCGGCCTTCGTAGTTATTGAGGCTGCGGTAGGCTTTTTGCAAGGATCGCTTTCCCTGCTTACCGATGCGGGCCACAACCTGAGCGACGTTGCCAGCCTTGCCCTTGCACTGCTTGCATTTAAACTGACTAAGGTTAGCTCGAACCAGCGCTATACATACGGCTATAAACGGTCTACCATTATCGTATCGTTGCTTAACGCGGTTATATTATTGGCGGCAATTGCCATTATTGCTTACGAGGCCATTATAAGGTTTATGCACCCACATCCGCTTGAAGGTGGTACCATTGCATGGGTGGCCCTGGTTGGTATCGGTATCAATGCCTTTACCGCTTACCTGTTTGTGAAAGACAAGGATAAAGACCTGAATATTAAAGGTGCCTATATGCACATGGCTGTTGATGCGCTGGTATCTTTAGGTGTAGTGATCTCCGGCGTTATTATCTACTTTACCCACTGGTATGTGATAGACAGTATCGTAAGCTTAATTATAGTAGTGGTAATTATAGCGGGTACATGGAGCCTGCTTACACATAGCATTCGCTTGGAAATGGATGGCGTACCTGTTGATATCGATCTTGATAAGATCAAACAGGAGCTTTTAAAAGCAAAAGGGATTGTGGATGTACATCATATCCATGTATGGGCTTTAAGCACTACCGAAAATGCACTTACAGCGCATTTGGTAATCAGCCCCGATGATATGCCTAAGTTTGATGCCATAAAGCATGACCTTCGACACCGGCTGGAACATATGGAAATTACCCACTGTACCTTTGAGCCTGAACTTTCCACGGAAGATTGTAAACAAGTGATCTGCAAATAA
- a CDS encoding aspartyl/asparaginyl beta-hydroxylase domain-containing protein yields the protein MHAFVHELLSVKFIILFSLIAATIIVHYRGKVRYKFFRQLTDHSTFMAPINVPMYALSGVENKPYINSSYFPQLDQLKQHWETIRDEAILLEQEELIKGSDKYNDVGFNSFFRRGWKRFYLKWYGDFHPSAIKYCPQTVQFLKDTPTIKAAMFAVLPAGSQLMPHRDPYAGSLRYHLGLITPNSADCHIVVDGQSYAWKDGEDVLFDETYIHYAENKTDKDRLILFCDIERPVKTFIGRGWNKFFGWFIMASAASPNMGNDKTGNLNKIFKYIYSIRLVGKRLKAYNERLYYAVKYALMLLIIYALFLRHFI from the coding sequence ATGCACGCTTTTGTACATGAACTTTTATCCGTTAAGTTCATCATCCTCTTTAGCCTTATTGCTGCGACCATAATTGTACACTACCGCGGTAAAGTACGTTACAAATTCTTCAGGCAGCTAACAGATCATTCTACCTTTATGGCGCCTATTAATGTGCCGATGTATGCTTTGTCCGGCGTGGAGAATAAGCCCTATATCAACTCATCATACTTCCCGCAGTTGGACCAGTTAAAACAACACTGGGAGACCATAAGGGATGAAGCCATATTACTTGAGCAGGAAGAACTGATCAAAGGTTCGGACAAATACAACGACGTTGGATTTAACTCCTTCTTTCGCCGTGGATGGAAACGTTTTTATTTAAAATGGTATGGCGATTTTCATCCTTCAGCTATAAAATACTGCCCGCAAACCGTTCAGTTTTTAAAGGACACACCTACCATAAAAGCGGCCATGTTTGCCGTATTACCTGCAGGCAGCCAGCTAATGCCCCACCGCGATCCGTATGCGGGTTCATTACGTTATCATCTGGGTTTGATAACACCTAACTCTGCCGATTGCCACATTGTAGTGGATGGGCAAAGTTATGCCTGGAAAGACGGCGAAGATGTGCTTTTTGACGAAACCTACATCCATTATGCGGAGAATAAAACCGATAAAGACAGGTTGATCTTGTTCTGCGATATCGAGCGCCCGGTAAAAACCTTTATAGGCCGCGGCTGGAACAAATTTTTCGGCTGGTTTATCATGGCGTCGGCAGCTTCGCCAAATATGGGAAACGATAAAACCGGTAACCTTAACAAGATATTTAAATATATATATTCGATAAGGCTGGTAGGTAAAAGGCTGAAAGCCTATAACGAACGCTTATATTATGCCGTGAAATACGCACTTATGTTGTTAATTATTTATGCGCTGTTTCTGAGGCATTTCATATAG
- the rlmH gene encoding 23S rRNA (pseudouridine(1915)-N(3))-methyltransferase RlmH codes for MKVTLLTVGKTEDAYIREGIDKYLKRLKHYLKVEIVDLPELKNTKALTADQQKNREAEMILKKVAATDYLVLLDEQGSEFTSQQFANYIDKKAVTSVQHMVFVVGGPYGFDQSVYQRANDKVSLSRMTFSHQMVRLFFIEQLYRACTIIKGEPYHHQ; via the coding sequence ATGAAAGTAACCCTGCTTACTGTTGGTAAAACTGAAGATGCTTATATCCGCGAAGGCATTGATAAGTATTTGAAGCGTTTAAAGCATTATCTGAAGGTAGAAATTGTTGACCTGCCCGAACTGAAAAATACCAAAGCGCTTACTGCTGATCAACAGAAAAACCGCGAAGCTGAAATGATATTAAAAAAAGTTGCTGCAACGGATTACCTGGTATTGCTGGACGAGCAGGGAAGCGAATTTACCTCGCAGCAGTTTGCTAACTATATCGATAAAAAAGCAGTTACCTCGGTACAGCACATGGTGTTTGTAGTGGGTGGGCCTTATGGGTTTGATCAAAGCGTATACCAGCGGGCAAATGATAAGGTCTCACTTTCGAGAATGACTTTTTCGCACCAAATGGTACGCCTGTTTTTCATCGAACAATTATACCGGGCATGTACTATTATCAAAGGCGAGCCATATCACCACCAATAA
- a CDS encoding MutS-related protein, which produces MDNPIIQQYRLNAAEAHKQHAQYERLINTYSIIRLTVFFLLVAAIYWAVKQADLVIFGISFIILGLGFAWLVKRQSEFETLKLYYKAVKAVNENEIESILNHGNIYNNGAEFADDKHYYAADLDIFGNASLFQLLNRAATAEGNNKLAGWLTAPANKNRVIDRQNAVKELADKNDWKLDIQAHLLFSKDNNGSQLSQLFRYLHTPLNLTGEKWLAVCARIAPFLMFSLLALSFVFPIKSVVVIIGLINVGIAGSKNQFINKTNVAVEKTGAALSNYAKAFAAIEGETWQADLNIRLAVAVASSGGISTSAKINLLHKLIDKFNYRYNILVGFFLNAFFLWDIRQMIAIENWKRQYHDSIEQAFVVLFEFEALCSLASLHINYPEWCFPQISSDNGYIYQAENLAHPLIKPGIRVENDYSLNGFKIDIITGSNMAGKSTFLRTLGINAVLALSGAPVCAQSMEISVMQVVTYMRIKDSLNESTSTFKAELDRLQMLLKAVNDSDNIFFLIDEMLRGTNSADKYIGSKAVIEQLISEHGVGLVATHDLQLSQLEQQYPDYVRNFYFDIQVQDGEMIFDYKIKPGECKTFNASMLLKKIGIKITEK; this is translated from the coding sequence GTGGACAATCCGATTATACAACAATACCGCCTTAATGCAGCGGAAGCGCACAAGCAACATGCGCAGTACGAAAGGCTGATTAATACTTACTCTATTATCCGGCTAACGGTATTTTTCCTGCTCGTGGCAGCTATTTACTGGGCTGTAAAGCAAGCCGACCTGGTAATTTTTGGGATAAGTTTTATCATATTGGGTTTAGGGTTTGCATGGCTGGTAAAACGCCAAAGCGAATTTGAAACCTTGAAGCTATACTATAAAGCTGTAAAAGCTGTAAATGAAAATGAGATCGAAAGCATTTTAAATCACGGCAACATTTACAATAATGGGGCTGAGTTTGCTGATGATAAACATTATTATGCTGCCGACCTGGATATCTTCGGCAATGCTTCTTTATTTCAGTTACTGAATAGGGCAGCTACCGCTGAGGGCAATAACAAATTGGCTGGCTGGCTAACCGCCCCTGCAAATAAAAACAGGGTGATTGACCGGCAAAATGCCGTTAAAGAACTGGCTGACAAAAACGACTGGAAACTTGATATACAGGCCCATCTGTTATTTAGCAAGGATAACAACGGCAGCCAGTTAAGCCAGTTGTTCCGTTATCTGCATACACCGCTTAACCTTACAGGCGAAAAATGGCTGGCTGTTTGTGCCCGGATAGCCCCTTTTTTAATGTTTAGCTTGCTGGCGCTTTCTTTTGTTTTTCCCATTAAAAGTGTCGTTGTAATAATAGGCTTGATAAACGTGGGGATAGCCGGTTCTAAGAACCAATTTATTAATAAAACCAATGTTGCAGTTGAAAAAACCGGCGCAGCATTAAGTAATTACGCTAAAGCTTTTGCAGCCATAGAGGGTGAAACATGGCAGGCCGATTTAAATATCAGGTTGGCGGTTGCGGTGGCAAGTTCTGGCGGCATTTCTACTTCTGCAAAGATTAATTTGCTGCACAAGCTGATCGATAAGTTTAACTATCGTTACAATATACTGGTTGGCTTTTTCCTGAATGCTTTTTTCTTATGGGATATCAGGCAAATGATAGCCATTGAAAACTGGAAACGGCAATACCACGATAGCATTGAACAGGCTTTCGTGGTATTATTTGAGTTTGAGGCGCTTTGCAGCCTGGCCAGTTTACACATCAACTATCCGGAATGGTGTTTCCCGCAGATTTCTTCAGATAACGGCTATATATATCAGGCTGAAAATTTAGCCCACCCGCTGATTAAACCAGGCATACGTGTTGAAAATGATTACTCGCTTAACGGGTTTAAAATTGATATTATCACCGGCTCTAACATGGCGGGTAAAAGTACCTTTCTGCGTACGCTGGGTATAAACGCCGTACTTGCGCTCAGCGGAGCACCGGTATGCGCACAATCAATGGAAATTTCGGTAATGCAGGTAGTTACCTATATGCGCATCAAAGACTCGCTTAACGAAAGCACTTCTACCTTTAAGGCCGAACTTGACCGCCTGCAAATGTTATTAAAAGCAGTTAATGACAGCGATAATATATTCTTCCTGATTGATGAGATGTTGCGGGGCACCAACTCTGCCGATAAATACATCGGCAGCAAAGCCGTAATTGAGCAACTGATCAGTGAGCATGGCGTGGGCCTTGTTGCCACGCACGATTTGCAACTATCCCAATTAGAGCAACAATATCCCGACTATGTACGCAACTTTTATTTTGACATACAGGTGCAGGACGGCGAAATGATTTTTGACTACAAGATTAAGCCCGGAGAATGCAAAACATTCAATGCATCCATGCTGCTTAAAAAGATAGGAATAAAAATAACAGAAAAATAA